The Desulfobulbaceae bacterium region CAATGGCGCTATTGAACATCTCGGCAATAAGCACCAAGGCAGTTGCAGCCATAATTAAGAGAAAATCAACCCATTGCCGTAAAAAAAAGCAAATGATAAGGGTAATGACCGACAGGTACACTTTGTAGGCGACACTAAAATCATAATGTACAGCATAACGCAGACCCGACAAGCAAACCCGGATCTTGCGCAATGGATGATACCCCTTCTCTCCGGTTCCAAGAAATTTATTGTACATTGTCATGACCCTCATAGTGAATCGTGGTAAAC contains the following coding sequences:
- a CDS encoding diacylglycerol kinase; translated protein: MYNKFLGTGEKGYHPLRKIRVCLSGLRYAVHYDFSVAYKVYLSVITLIICFFLRQWVDFLLIMAATALVLIAEMFNSAIEALCDFIETHENHKIKVIKDISAAAAGISILLWAVILCGELIRLWQVICA